The Burkholderia ubonensis genome has a window encoding:
- the asd gene encoding aspartate-semialdehyde dehydrogenase, with protein sequence MNVGLVGWRGMVGSVLMQRMQEEGDFDLIEPVFFSTSNTGGKAPSFAKNETTLKDATNVDELKKCDVIITCQGGDYTNDVFPKLRAAGWNGYWIDAASSLRMSDDAVIILDPVNLDVIKDALVKGTKNFIGGNCTVSLMLMALGGLFRENLVDWMTAMTYQAASGAGAQNMRELLSQMGALNGAVQEQLADPASAILDIDRRVLAAMNSDAMPTSHFGVPLAGSLIPWIDKDLGNGMSKEEWKGGAETNKILGKPAMGEPGSIPVDGLCVRIGAMRCHSQALTIKLNKDVPLDEINGILASANDWVKVVPNEREASMRDLSPAKITGTLSVPVGRLRKLAMGGEYLSAFTVGDQLLWGAAEPLRRMLRILLDK encoded by the coding sequence ATGAACGTAGGTCTCGTAGGTTGGCGCGGCATGGTCGGCAGCGTCCTGATGCAGCGCATGCAGGAAGAGGGCGATTTCGACCTGATCGAACCGGTGTTTTTCAGCACCAGCAACACGGGCGGCAAGGCGCCGTCGTTCGCGAAAAACGAGACTACGCTCAAGGACGCGACCAACGTCGACGAGCTGAAGAAGTGCGACGTGATCATCACGTGCCAAGGCGGCGACTACACGAACGACGTGTTCCCGAAGCTGCGCGCGGCCGGCTGGAACGGCTACTGGATCGACGCGGCGTCGTCGCTGCGGATGAGTGACGACGCGGTCATCATCCTCGACCCGGTCAACCTCGACGTGATCAAGGACGCGCTCGTCAAGGGCACGAAGAACTTCATCGGCGGCAACTGCACGGTCAGCCTGATGCTGATGGCGCTCGGCGGCCTGTTCCGCGAGAACCTCGTCGACTGGATGACGGCGATGACCTACCAGGCCGCATCGGGCGCGGGCGCGCAGAACATGCGCGAGCTGCTGTCGCAGATGGGCGCGCTGAACGGCGCGGTGCAGGAGCAGCTGGCCGATCCGGCGTCAGCGATCCTCGACATCGACCGCCGCGTGCTGGCCGCGATGAACAGCGATGCGATGCCGACCAGCCACTTCGGCGTGCCGCTCGCGGGCTCGCTGATTCCGTGGATCGACAAGGATCTCGGCAACGGGATGTCGAAGGAAGAGTGGAAGGGCGGCGCGGAAACCAACAAGATCCTCGGCAAGCCGGCGATGGGCGAGCCGGGCTCGATCCCGGTCGACGGCCTGTGCGTGCGGATCGGCGCGATGCGCTGCCACTCGCAGGCGCTGACGATCAAGCTGAACAAGGACGTGCCGCTCGACGAGATCAACGGCATCCTCGCGTCGGCGAACGACTGGGTGAAGGTCGTGCCGAACGAGCGTGAAGCGTCGATGCGCGACCTGTCGCCGGCGAAGATCACGGGCACGCTGTCGGTGCCGGTCGGCCGCCTGCGCAAGCTCGCGATGGGCGGCGAATACCTGTCGGCGTTCACCGTCGGCGACCAGCTGCTGTGGGGCGCGGCCGAGCCGCTGCGCCGCATGCTGCGCATCCTGCTCGACAAGTAA